CAGTCGCAGGAAGGCGGGGTGATCGTGATCATCAGACTCCCAAGCCTCTTCGAGGACGCCGGTCATCACGCTGCCGGTCAGGAGGTTCAACGAACCGGCCTCGAGCGCACCGTCCCGCGTCACCCACCCCGTGACCAGCTCGCTCCCGAAGCAGAGAGCCCGTGGGTCGGACACCCAGCACCAGACGCCGTCGTCGGTCAGTATCTGCGTGTACGGCCCACCCTCGGCGATGCACGGGGCAAGAACGAGCGCAGCGGTCAGAGCAACCAACGCAGGGAGTCGCCCGGCGACCGGACAGGGCTCAGGCGGAACGCGTCGTGGGAGCGAGCTCATCGCGCCTCCCGATCTTCTGCCATCGTGCCTACGTGGCCACGCACCGCCCGCCGGTCCTCCGGGCCGAGGAACGCTGCGACGCATCGGCCTGAAGGCGCCTCCCTCCGCGCCTAGCGGACCAGCGTGACCCGCCGCACCTGCGCGCGTCCGCCGACGTCCGCCCTGACGAAGTACACCCCGCTCGCCACCCGTCGCCCGCCGTCGTCCAGGCCGTCCCACGAGACCGTCTGCGGACCGGCCGCCAGTCGCTCGCCGTCAAGGAGCTCCCGGACTCGCCGTCCCCCGACGTCGTACACAACGAGGTCGACGGCCGACGGCTCCGGCAGTTCGAAGGCGATCGTCGTCCCCTCGCGGAAGGGGTTGGGTACGTTCGTCAGTGAGGCGACCGAGGGAACCGGCTCCTCGACGTCCGCGTACTCGACGTTCGTCCACATCAGGATCGACGTGTTGTAGTTGTACGAGGACCGCGTCTCCTCAGAGTCGTTGTTGTAGTGGTCGTATATTCCGTGCATCCAGAGCACGACGTCGTACTCGGGCGGAGCGTGTCTCGGCACGACCGGCCGGAGGTTATCGTACGGGTTGTCCTCAGTGATCGAGACGACCGTCCAGGTGTCGCCGCCGTCCGTCGTCTTCCACTGCTCGATGTCCCATCCCCAGTAGATGTGCTTCTTGGAGAGGTAGACCGTCGAGGGGTTCCGCGGGTCGAGAGCGATGCCCCCCGAGTAGTAGTGCTGCTTCGGATGGATGCTCGTGTCGGCGACGCTTCCGCCGCAGTCGTAGACCAGCGTCGCGTCCTCCCAGTCGGTTCCGTTGAAGCGTGCCCAGTGATACTGGTGAACGCGCTCCGAGGGGAAGGTGGTGTAGGCGACCACCGGGTGCCCCGCGGGGTCGAAGGCGACGTCCCAGACCCACGCGTTGTCCCCGGTCAGCTCGGGAGCGGCCTCGCGGTCGAAGACGGTGTCGCACTCCGAGCATTGGAGCGGAAC
This genomic window from Candidatus Effluviviaceae Genus V sp. contains:
- a CDS encoding T9SS type A sorting domain-containing protein — encoded protein: MSMPHLRCCAALLLTFCLACTIAAPAVARVSVTQLTDDGAWCWFSDPRAVFDQYELVTGWITKTGVIEAASFDLLTEETTVAALEPNWEANDHDHPAILRLTDGRYAAFYCRHAVSGTFITYKLCDAPGDVGAWGARQVVPKNAYGGAGATYANPLPVPGQRDQYHLFWRGADWKPGMSTGTYDPSSGTWNWSDYWKVIHVGSGRPYVKFADDDGERIGICFTHGHPDATNNNVYYAEIRADEEGEAFYRADGTRIKEFGVVPLQCSECDTVFDREAAPELTGDNAWVWDVAFDPAGHPVVAYTTFPSERVHQYHWARFNGTDWEDATLVYDCGGSVADTSIHPKQHYYSGGIALDPRNPSTVYLSKKHIYWGWDIEQWKTTDGGDTWTVVSITEDNPYDNLRPVVPRHAPPEYDVVLWMHGIYDHYNNDSEETRSSYNYNTSILMWTNVEYADVEEPVPSVASLTNVPNPFREGTTIAFELPEPSAVDLVVYDVGGRRVRELLDGERLAAGPQTVSWDGLDDGGRRVASGVYFVRADVGGRAQVRRVTLVR